A genome region from Leifsonia sp. Root112D2 includes the following:
- a CDS encoding YciI family protein, which yields MRYMLFICTDPTGEEYTPEGDNIQEWVSELDARGAAVIGDRLRPAADAVTVRVRGGRRLVTDGPFTESKELIAGFDVIECETLDDALDIAARHPMARFGRVEVRAFWPL from the coding sequence ATGCGATACATGCTGTTCATCTGCACCGACCCGACCGGAGAGGAATACACGCCGGAGGGCGACAACATTCAGGAATGGGTATCCGAACTCGACGCACGCGGCGCCGCGGTGATCGGCGACAGGCTGCGACCTGCTGCAGACGCCGTGACCGTGCGTGTGCGCGGCGGTCGCCGTCTCGTCACGGACGGTCCCTTCACCGAGTCGAAGGAGCTGATAGCCGGCTTCGACGTTATTGAGTGCGAGACGCTCGATGACGCGCTCGACATCGCCGCGCGGCATCCGATGGCGCGCTTCGGTCGAGTAGAGGTGCGGGCGTTCTGGCCCCTGTGA